Proteins from a single region of Dyadobacter fanqingshengii:
- a CDS encoding AAA family ATPase, with the protein MAENTSTKSPNGQADTLESAIKKFANELPYWSKFLAERRLSGWGISDEEIDTAYVCLMEQLGLLEKTERPEITVNYNPDSARRHKGDLVFAKLENVEGVNALVEGQKLEFGPNLTIIFGSNGSGKTGYTRLLKQVFHSKSREEILPNVHIAAGHKPVGANFLFVSGTTKISLTLKDRARAEFEQFSVFDGKSVICHLDQKNEFEFRPAGLSFFGEMSAAIGQVEKKLETELTFLKNSSTPQDLSALFDGESEIKTAVIEINANTKKEALNKYTPFSDEDKQQQSQKNKNHDDLLVASKNTEKEIKHLENLKKLITDNKTSIDTLNRFFSTNALEKINKTIEDYLEKEAIAKAEGSQKFQSETILDIGTDEWKQFILSAEKFAKTQKSGDTNYPEDGDYCILCQQLLTREAQSLIDDYWAFIKSLAEENARGALNVLEKIVITFEELKFDLLPEDNVLVVWMNDNYPARLKEIKHGLKEQHTLRNKILTSLREKKPFASEQFQTTLRHHQDIESEIESKIKIVKNNDLLRELEKLKKEKTFLDHKEKFNSNISKFESCLIDQQWIHMAGKANFKKAKTDVTNAEKSLSDKYFNQKYIDEFNKECHNLNGNFGIEIAHTGSAGKSYRQLKLKGKNPHAVLSEGEQKVIAIADYLVETRLSEANRGLIFDDPVNSLDEKRKSEIARRIVVESSSKQTIIFTHDLIFLSSLIGHCGDLNVEHSCHWIENRGGNPGQVWLNNSPSYEREYRNAELARNLYTEAAKFDCSPSNREYLIRSGFACLRTSYEVLVIHELFGSVVQRFNERVSIDALSKVHFDRQLIDQLQDSFAQCCRHMEGHTHSDKYAYKKPEPNDLNSEIKRFDDIKAKIRKVAKQ; encoded by the coding sequence ATGGCTGAAAATACGTCAACTAAATCTCCAAATGGACAAGCCGACACATTAGAGTCTGCCATTAAAAAATTTGCCAACGAGTTGCCGTACTGGTCGAAGTTTTTGGCTGAGCGGCGATTGTCTGGCTGGGGAATCTCAGATGAAGAAATAGATACGGCGTATGTTTGTCTGATGGAGCAGCTTGGTCTCCTTGAAAAAACAGAGCGCCCAGAAATTACTGTCAATTACAATCCTGACAGTGCGAGACGTCATAAGGGTGATTTGGTCTTCGCCAAACTCGAAAATGTAGAAGGTGTGAACGCGTTGGTAGAGGGGCAGAAACTAGAGTTCGGACCTAACCTCACAATTATTTTCGGTTCCAACGGTTCTGGCAAAACCGGGTACACGCGGCTCTTAAAGCAAGTATTCCATTCCAAATCTCGGGAAGAAATTTTGCCGAACGTGCATATTGCGGCTGGTCACAAGCCAGTTGGTGCGAATTTTCTTTTTGTTTCTGGAACAACCAAAATATCATTAACCTTGAAAGATCGCGCTAGGGCAGAATTCGAGCAGTTTTCAGTATTTGACGGAAAGAGCGTGATCTGCCATTTAGATCAAAAAAATGAATTCGAATTCCGACCCGCTGGCCTGAGCTTCTTCGGCGAGATGAGTGCTGCAATTGGTCAGGTAGAGAAGAAGCTAGAGACAGAATTAACATTTCTAAAGAATTCTAGTACACCTCAAGATCTTTCGGCCCTGTTCGACGGTGAATCCGAGATTAAAACTGCTGTGATAGAAATCAATGCCAATACAAAAAAAGAGGCGTTGAATAAGTATACTCCGTTTTCTGATGAAGACAAACAGCAACAATCACAAAAAAACAAAAATCATGATGATCTTCTGGTTGCATCAAAAAATACGGAGAAGGAAATCAAGCACCTCGAAAATCTAAAAAAGCTTATTACCGACAATAAAACCTCAATTGATACCCTTAATCGCTTTTTTTCAACTAACGCATTGGAGAAAATTAACAAAACTATTGAGGATTACTTGGAAAAAGAGGCGATTGCAAAAGCTGAAGGGAGTCAAAAATTTCAATCGGAAACCATTCTTGACATTGGAACTGACGAGTGGAAGCAGTTTATCCTTTCTGCTGAAAAATTTGCCAAGACTCAGAAGAGTGGAGATACGAATTATCCGGAAGACGGGGATTATTGCATTTTATGTCAGCAACTGTTGACTCGAGAAGCTCAATCTTTAATCGATGATTATTGGGCATTTATCAAAAGCCTTGCCGAAGAAAATGCTAGAGGCGCTTTGAATGTACTGGAAAAGATCGTGATTACATTTGAGGAGCTGAAATTTGATCTACTGCCAGAGGATAATGTTCTCGTTGTGTGGATGAACGACAACTACCCTGCTCGGTTAAAGGAAATCAAGCATGGCTTAAAAGAACAACATACTCTCAGAAACAAGATTTTGACAAGCCTTAGGGAGAAAAAGCCTTTTGCTAGCGAACAATTTCAGACCACACTCAGGCATCATCAAGATATTGAATCCGAAATTGAGAGTAAAATCAAAATAGTCAAGAATAATGACTTGCTGAGGGAGCTTGAAAAATTAAAAAAGGAAAAAACCTTTCTCGATCACAAGGAAAAATTCAATTCCAATATTTCAAAATTTGAAAGCTGCCTGATTGATCAGCAATGGATACATATGGCCGGCAAAGCAAATTTCAAGAAGGCAAAGACAGATGTAACAAATGCCGAAAAAAGTCTTTCCGACAAGTACTTCAATCAAAAATACATTGATGAGTTCAATAAAGAATGCCATAATCTGAATGGAAATTTTGGAATCGAAATAGCACATACAGGCTCTGCCGGTAAGTCTTATAGACAGTTAAAACTCAAAGGTAAAAACCCACACGCCGTACTGAGCGAGGGTGAACAAAAAGTCATTGCAATTGCCGACTATCTTGTTGAAACGAGGCTTTCAGAAGCAAATAGAGGACTTATTTTTGACGACCCAGTCAATTCTTTGGACGAAAAAAGAAAAAGTGAGATCGCTAGACGTATAGTTGTAGAAAGTAGCTCGAAACAGACAATTATTTTTACACATGACCTTATATTTTTGTCATCATTGATAGGCCATTGTGGCGATTTGAACGTTGAGCACTCCTGTCATTGGATTGAAAACCGAGGGGGTAACCCTGGCCAGGTTTGGCTGAATAATTCTCCATCATATGAACGAGAGTATCGAAATGCGGAACTCGCCAGAAACCTATACACCGAGGCTGCGAAGTTTGATTGCTCCCCGAGTAACCGCGAATATTTGATTAGATCTGGATTTGCTTGCCTAAGGACTAGTTATGAAGTCCTGGTAATCCATGAACTGTTTGGTAGTGTTGTCCAGCGATTTAACGAGCGGGTAAGCATCGATGCATTGTCAAAGGTCCATTTTGATCGCCAGCTGATTGATCAGTTACAAGACAGTTTCGCCCAATGTTGTAGACATATGGAAGGGCATACCCACAGTGATAAATACGCTTACAAAAAGCCTGAACCTAACGATCTCAATAGTGAGATAAAACGGTTTGACGATATAAAGGCTAAAATTAGAAAGGTGGCCAAACAATAA
- a CDS encoding DUF3427 domain-containing protein produces the protein MWNRTLNLLLPFSAVWSTRECGIELLRHYPVPDLQVVQSLPFVQPLKVHSRYSREQILAAFGESTFKRKSSNREGVVNLEAKNAELLLITLEKTEANYSPTTLYNDYAVSEKIFHWQSQNTVRPETGKGLSYVKQKQTGKSILLFVREKNNDEFDNIIACVFLGLADYRPLRSEADEY, from the coding sequence GTGTGGAACAGGACATTGAACCTTTTGCTGCCTTTCTCGGCCGTCTGGTCAACGAGGGAATGCGGGATAGAGCTGTTGCGACACTACCCGGTACCGGATTTGCAAGTGGTTCAATCTCTGCCTTTCGTTCAACCGCTCAAAGTACATAGCCGATATTCGAGAGAACAGATCTTGGCCGCTTTCGGAGAAAGCACATTTAAAAGGAAATCCAGCAACCGGGAAGGGGTTGTTAACCTGGAAGCAAAGAATGCCGAGCTGCTGCTCATAACGCTGGAAAAGACAGAAGCAAATTACTCTCCGACCACATTGTATAACGATTACGCAGTAAGTGAAAAGATATTTCACTGGCAGTCTCAGAACACGGTCCGGCCTGAAACTGGCAAGGGGCTGTCGTATGTAAAGCAAAAGCAAACGGGAAAATCGATTCTTCTTTTTGTGCGGGAGAAGAACAATGATGAATTCGACAATATAATTGCCTGTGTCTTCCTGGGCCTAGCGGATTATCGACCATTACGGAGCGAAGCCGATGAGTATTAA
- a CDS encoding Fic family protein: MATTDAYHSISIERYRVTPELIAKVSSGEWNANEKHRKQRDAMAARRYYQAFQSVTESIKAILRGEDAGMLADKDHSKWYREMFDPSVAAGILTGADLAGYRNHQVYIGNSKHVPLNVDAMRDAMPILFELLQEEPEASVRAVLGHFIFVFIHPYMDGNGRMARFLMNAMLASGGSMDGNTCGKSRRIYGVIGKSQCGTGH, translated from the coding sequence ATGGCAACCACAGATGCCTATCATTCGATTTCCATTGAACGTTACAGGGTCACGCCCGAACTGATTGCCAAAGTAAGTTCGGGGGAGTGGAATGCCAATGAAAAACATCGTAAACAACGCGACGCAATGGCTGCCAGACGATACTACCAGGCTTTTCAATCTGTAACTGAGAGTATCAAAGCCATACTGCGAGGTGAAGATGCAGGAATGCTCGCGGACAAAGACCACTCGAAATGGTACAGGGAAATGTTTGATCCAAGTGTAGCAGCAGGTATCCTGACGGGCGCAGATCTTGCCGGATACAGGAACCATCAGGTTTATATCGGTAATTCCAAACACGTACCGCTCAATGTTGATGCCATGAGAGACGCTATGCCCATATTGTTCGAGCTTCTGCAAGAAGAGCCCGAAGCATCGGTAAGGGCGGTATTGGGACATTTCATATTTGTGTTCATTCACCCTTATATGGATGGCAATGGACGTATGGCGCGATTTCTGATGAATGCGATGCTGGCTTCGGGAGGATCCATGGACGGTAATACCTGTGGGAAGTCGCGACGAATATATGGAGTTATTGGAAAAAGCCAGTGTGGAACAGGACATTGA
- a CDS encoding helix-turn-helix transcriptional regulator, with protein sequence MSTFSSFLKERRKAVGLTQEELAFKAGVGLRFVRDLEQGKKTLRLDKVNQVLWLFGKEVGVVDLKQELEKEKDK encoded by the coding sequence ATGTCTACTTTTTCATCATTCTTGAAAGAAAGGCGTAAGGCAGTTGGGCTTACACAGGAAGAACTTGCTTTCAAGGCAGGTGTCGGTCTGCGCTTTGTTCGTGATTTGGAACAAGGTAAGAAAACACTTCGACTTGATAAGGTCAATCAAGTTCTGTGGCTATTTGGAAAGGAAGTTGGTGTAGTGGATCTCAAACAGGAATTAGAAAAAGAAAAAGACAAATAG
- a CDS encoding isochorismatase family protein has protein sequence MKPQTCLLIIDMQKGSFTPETPWFETDSIVKKINSLAAMFRKNAWLVAFVQHNGSAMDEFIPNTHDWELLDDLMVHEQDMMVEKFANDVFYNTNFHAKLKELHVNEIVITGCATDFCVESTIQSALVKDFNILVVEDGHTTGNRPFMEARQVINHYNWVWKNMTPTKGKIEVRPYSTIMTLHEQAIDQS, from the coding sequence GTGAAACCACAAACATGCCTTCTGATTATTGATATGCAAAAGGGCTCATTTACGCCTGAAACACCCTGGTTTGAAACGGATTCGATTGTCAAAAAAATCAACTCGCTTGCAGCTATGTTCCGGAAAAACGCATGGCTTGTTGCGTTTGTGCAGCACAACGGAAGCGCAATGGACGAGTTTATTCCCAATACGCACGATTGGGAATTACTGGATGACCTAATGGTTCATGAACAGGATATGATGGTTGAGAAATTCGCAAATGACGTATTTTATAATACCAACTTCCACGCTAAGTTGAAAGAGCTTCATGTAAACGAAATTGTAATAACCGGCTGTGCAACAGACTTCTGTGTAGAATCCACCATTCAATCAGCCCTCGTGAAAGATTTTAATATTTTGGTGGTAGAAGACGGTCATACAACAGGAAACCGCCCGTTCATGGAAGCCAGACAAGTCATCAACCATTATAATTGGGTTTGGAAAAACATGACTCCAACGAAGGGCAAAATTGAGGTTAGGCCTTACTCAACTATCATGACATTGCACGAGCAAGCAATCGACCAGTCTTAA
- a CDS encoding tetratricopeptide repeat protein, protein MSLPVTKQIAWISLLPQLGFTLLLVGLYYILGIAHSFLFGIVTYLIGSSLIQFVAVKDHRQAGRAVKSGDFRAAIAGFQSGYDFLNKYPWIDKYRYVVLLSSSKISFREMALNNIAFCYSQIGEGEKAISYYNQMLSEFPDSDLAKAALNFIAAIRKDS, encoded by the coding sequence ATGAGCCTTCCTGTCACGAAGCAAATTGCCTGGATTTCTTTGCTACCCCAACTTGGGTTTACCCTGTTGTTAGTGGGGTTATATTACATTTTGGGAATTGCTCATTCTTTTCTTTTTGGAATTGTCACGTATCTCATAGGCTCCAGTCTAATCCAATTTGTTGCCGTAAAGGATCACAGGCAAGCTGGACGGGCTGTTAAATCAGGTGATTTTAGGGCCGCAATTGCTGGATTTCAGTCTGGCTACGATTTCTTAAATAAATATCCCTGGATTGATAAATATCGATACGTGGTTCTTCTGAGCTCGTCGAAAATTTCGTTCAGAGAAATGGCATTGAATAATATCGCTTTTTGTTACAGTCAAATTGGAGAAGGAGAAAAAGCCATCTCTTACTATAATCAAATGTTATCGGAATTCCCCGACAGCGACCTTGCGAAAGCAGCATTAAATTTTATCGCAGCGATTCGAAAGGATAGCTAA
- a CDS encoding ABC-F family ATP-binding cassette domain-containing protein, producing the protein MITVENLAVEFSGSVLFSEVSFVINPTDKIALMGKNGAGKSTMMKIIAGEQKANRGHVRAPKDAVIAYLPQHLLTEDNCTVFEEAAKAFKQVFEMRAEMEKLNLALETRTDYESDEYMAIIEQVTEIGEKYYQLEEVNYDAEVEKALKGLGFRPEDFQRQTKEFSGGWRMRIELAKILLQKPDLILLDEPTNHIDIESVMWLEDFLVNKANAVMVISHDRAFIDNITNRTIEVTMGRIFDYKANYSHYLVLREERRSHQVKAYQEQQKMIADNMQFIERFRGTYSKTNQVSSRERMLEKLEIIEIDEIDNSALKLRFPPSPRSGDYPVTVKDVSKSYGDQVVFKNASMTISRGEKVSFVGRNGEGKSTMIKAIMGQIDVDGTCQLGHNVKVGYFAQNQASLLDPNLTIFQTVDEVAEGDVRTQIKNILGAFMFQGEDIDKKVSVLSGGEKTRLAMVKLLLEPVNLLILDEPTNHLDLKSKDVLKEALRNFDGTLVLVSHDRDFLQGLSQKVFEFKDKRVIEHFETIDAFLERNRIKSIADLQLAK; encoded by the coding sequence ATGATTACAGTTGAAAATTTGGCCGTTGAATTTAGCGGATCTGTCCTTTTTAGCGAAGTTTCCTTCGTTATCAATCCTACGGATAAAATTGCCCTGATGGGTAAGAATGGAGCGGGAAAATCCACAATGATGAAAATCATTGCTGGTGAACAAAAAGCCAATCGTGGTCATGTACGTGCGCCAAAAGATGCCGTGATCGCTTATTTGCCGCAACATTTACTCACCGAAGATAACTGCACCGTTTTCGAAGAAGCGGCCAAAGCATTCAAGCAGGTTTTTGAAATGCGTGCCGAAATGGAAAAACTGAATCTTGCGCTCGAAACCCGCACGGATTACGAGAGCGATGAGTATATGGCCATCATCGAACAGGTTACCGAAATAGGTGAAAAATATTACCAGCTGGAAGAAGTCAATTATGACGCGGAGGTTGAGAAAGCGTTGAAAGGATTGGGATTCAGGCCGGAAGATTTTCAGCGGCAAACCAAGGAATTCAGTGGAGGATGGCGTATGCGCATTGAGCTTGCCAAAATACTATTGCAAAAGCCAGACCTTATTTTGCTCGATGAGCCTACCAACCACATTGACATTGAATCCGTAATGTGGCTGGAAGACTTTTTGGTAAATAAGGCCAATGCAGTGATGGTAATTTCCCACGACCGTGCCTTCATCGACAACATTACCAACCGTACCATTGAAGTGACCATGGGACGGATTTTTGACTATAAAGCCAATTATTCACATTATTTGGTGCTGCGTGAGGAGCGCAGGTCACACCAGGTGAAGGCGTATCAGGAACAGCAGAAAATGATTGCTGATAACATGCAATTCATCGAACGTTTCCGCGGGACATACTCTAAAACCAATCAGGTTTCCTCCCGCGAACGCATGTTGGAGAAACTGGAAATTATTGAAATTGATGAAATTGACAATTCAGCCCTGAAACTCCGTTTTCCACCTTCGCCACGGTCAGGGGACTATCCTGTGACCGTAAAAGATGTTTCCAAATCCTATGGGGATCAGGTTGTGTTCAAAAATGCAAGCATGACCATTTCAAGAGGCGAAAAGGTCTCATTTGTAGGCCGGAATGGTGAGGGTAAATCGACAATGATCAAGGCCATCATGGGCCAGATCGATGTGGACGGAACTTGCCAGCTTGGGCATAATGTCAAGGTTGGCTATTTCGCGCAAAACCAGGCATCGTTGCTGGATCCCAATCTGACTATTTTTCAAACGGTTGACGAGGTCGCAGAAGGAGATGTAAGAACCCAGATCAAGAATATTCTGGGGGCCTTTATGTTTCAAGGTGAAGATATCGACAAGAAAGTAAGTGTATTATCCGGTGGAGAAAAAACCCGGCTCGCCATGGTGAAGTTGCTATTGGAACCTGTAAACCTGTTGATTCTCGATGAGCCTACGAACCACCTGGATTTGAAGTCGAAGGATGTTTTGAAAGAAGCCCTCAGAAACTTTGACGGAACGCTTGTACTGGTCTCCCACGATCGTGATTTTTTACAAGGGCTGTCACAAAAGGTCTTTGAGTTTAAAGACAAACGGGTGATTGAGCATTTTGAGACGATTGATGCGTTTTTGGAGCGGAACCGGATAAAGAGTATAGCGGATTTGCAGCTGGCGAAGTAG
- a CDS encoding carboxymuconolactone decarboxylase family protein, with product MDSPFLSPIEKPRSFLWKLLYSFTRRRFGKVITPIKVMAVRLPLAFGSFSGKIGQLDKKLQLPPETVMLIRERVAQINVCLFCIDIGRAHTIMSAMNQAKFDALPEYETSTLFDRKEKVLLDFVTILARDRKMEHELFEKLAQYYDERSICEIVWIVATEFYYNISNIGLNIHSDMICDIAQKKMHQTADNLVPNL from the coding sequence ATGGATAGTCCTTTTCTCTCTCCCATTGAAAAGCCAAGGAGCTTTCTCTGGAAATTGCTTTATTCTTTCACCCGTCGACGATTCGGTAAAGTCATTACTCCCATAAAGGTAATGGCCGTCCGGCTACCGTTAGCATTTGGGTCATTTTCGGGTAAAATAGGCCAACTCGACAAAAAATTACAATTGCCGCCCGAAACGGTTATGCTCATCCGGGAACGGGTAGCACAAATTAATGTATGCCTTTTTTGCATCGATATCGGACGGGCACACACCATTATGTCCGCGATGAACCAGGCTAAATTCGATGCATTACCTGAATACGAAACCAGCACGCTCTTTGATCGCAAAGAAAAAGTGCTCCTGGATTTTGTTACCATCCTGGCGAGGGACCGCAAAATGGAACATGAACTCTTCGAGAAGCTGGCCCAGTATTATGATGAAAGATCAATCTGTGAAATTGTTTGGATTGTAGCCACTGAATTTTATTACAACATAAGTAATATTGGCTTGAATATTCACTCTGATATGATTTGCGATATTGCCCAGAAAAAGATGCATCAGACCGCTGACAATTTAGTCCCTAACTTGTGA
- a CDS encoding sigma factor: protein MILTSEILNLHAYLFRIAYNMLGVVEEAEDIVQDVYEKWLSAQRVREPKAYLGRMAVNSSINRLNELKKHRESYIGPWLPEPYITLEPDPSPTIEYGLLFLLERLNPFERAVFILRESFLEEYTAIAELTGLSVDNCRQLLHRAHEKLGRFKNQTLEPASQRARTEAFLLALQQQDRPALDQLLKSDIELFSDGGGKRAAALKPLLGLEKVLKFLFGVAQLPENHESEFEYRPAFANGLPAALLFRRSTGDLDSMSYVVGDTSGIARLLYVRNPDKLHIRDK from the coding sequence ATGATACTAACAAGTGAAATCCTCAACCTTCATGCTTACCTGTTTCGCATTGCTTATAACATGCTGGGTGTCGTTGAGGAAGCGGAAGATATTGTTCAGGATGTGTATGAAAAGTGGCTTTCCGCGCAGCGCGTGCGGGAGCCAAAAGCCTATCTGGGGCGTATGGCGGTAAATAGCAGTATTAATCGGCTTAACGAACTGAAAAAACACCGGGAAAGCTACATTGGCCCCTGGTTGCCAGAACCTTATATCACCCTCGAGCCGGATCCTTCCCCGACAATTGAATACGGCTTATTGTTTCTGCTGGAAAGGTTGAACCCCTTCGAACGGGCCGTGTTTATCCTGCGGGAAAGTTTTTTGGAGGAGTATACCGCCATTGCCGAACTCACCGGACTCTCGGTCGACAACTGCCGTCAATTGTTGCATCGGGCGCATGAAAAACTGGGCCGTTTCAAAAATCAAACGTTAGAGCCTGCTTCCCAACGCGCACGAACAGAAGCGTTTCTTCTCGCCCTCCAGCAGCAGGACCGCCCGGCACTTGACCAATTGCTTAAGTCGGATATCGAATTATTCAGTGACGGGGGTGGCAAACGCGCAGCCGCCCTGAAACCGCTTTTGGGTCTTGAAAAAGTGTTAAAGTTTCTATTTGGCGTTGCGCAGCTTCCAGAAAATCACGAGAGCGAATTTGAGTACCGCCCGGCTTTTGCGAACGGGCTGCCAGCCGCCCTGCTCTTTCGCCGGTCAACGGGTGACCTGGACTCTATGTCTTACGTGGTAGGGGATACCAGCGGAATCGCCCGTCTTTTGTACGTGCGCAATCCTGACAAACTGCACATTCGGGATAAATGA
- a CDS encoding MFS transporter encodes MKIAALSAFESRNYRLFFAGQTISLLGTWMQKTAVSWVIYSLTHSKFMLGVSIFATLFPSAMLTSLGGVVSDRYNRYRVLLITQVLSMVQALALTLVVFFKHYAVWEIIALSVVLGLINAFDVPARQSLVYELVDDKKNLPNALALNSSMVNLSKLLGPAIAGIAIERFGEVVCFAANTFSFIAVISSLLLIRLPKFTPVKHTKNILNELVEGLTYIRQTPEIRYIITMLAMVSLLLLPFTSLMPIYAKDIFQGTASTFGLLDSAIGFGALGGAIFLATLPPGTNLSRILAINTFVFGIGLILFSYTSLYPLALVFVAIGAFGMMSQTTISNTLIQTLVAPAMRGRVISIFVMAYSGGVPIGSLIVSYLSQHIGVQATVLGQGILALIIGIMHVRYLKKNKPNRRVVTTNNLNAEIPQV; translated from the coding sequence ATGAAGATTGCCGCATTGAGTGCTTTTGAGAGCCGGAATTACAGATTATTTTTTGCAGGACAAACCATTTCACTTTTAGGAACCTGGATGCAGAAAACTGCAGTCAGCTGGGTCATTTACTCGCTGACGCATTCCAAGTTTATGCTTGGCGTAAGCATTTTTGCAACTCTTTTCCCATCGGCAATGCTCACTTCTCTGGGCGGCGTTGTTTCGGACCGCTACAACCGGTACCGTGTATTGCTGATCACCCAAGTACTTTCCATGGTACAGGCACTCGCGTTGACACTGGTGGTTTTTTTCAAGCATTATGCCGTTTGGGAGATCATTGCGCTTAGCGTAGTGCTGGGCCTCATCAATGCATTTGATGTGCCCGCGCGGCAGTCGCTGGTGTACGAGCTGGTGGACGATAAAAAGAACCTTCCCAATGCGCTGGCGCTGAACTCATCCATGGTCAACCTCTCCAAACTCCTCGGCCCCGCTATCGCTGGCATAGCCATCGAGCGGTTTGGTGAAGTAGTCTGTTTCGCGGCCAATACATTCAGCTTTATCGCCGTAATCAGTTCGTTGCTCCTGATCAGGCTGCCGAAGTTCACGCCGGTGAAGCATACCAAAAACATCCTCAACGAGCTCGTTGAAGGACTGACGTACATACGGCAGACTCCCGAAATTCGCTACATTATTACCATGCTGGCAATGGTGAGCCTGCTGCTGCTTCCTTTCACCAGCCTGATGCCCATTTACGCGAAAGACATTTTCCAAGGCACCGCCTCGACATTCGGCCTGCTCGACAGTGCGATCGGTTTTGGCGCATTAGGCGGCGCGATTTTCCTGGCGACGCTGCCGCCCGGCACCAACCTCAGCCGGATACTCGCGATCAACACATTCGTTTTCGGCATAGGACTGATCCTTTTTTCATACACAAGTCTGTATCCGCTCGCGCTTGTATTCGTTGCGATAGGTGCATTCGGGATGATGTCGCAAACCACGATCAGCAACACGCTGATACAGACCCTTGTGGCACCTGCCATGCGCGGACGGGTGATCAGCATCTTTGTGATGGCCTACTCAGGCGGCGTTCCCATTGGGAGCCTGATCGTCAGCTACCTTTCGCAGCACATCGGCGTACAAGCAACCGTGCTGGGGCAGGGAATCCTGGCATTGATCATCGGCATCATGCACGTGCGATATCTGAAAAAGAACAAGCCGAATCGCCGGGTGGTAACTACGAATAATTTGAATGCAGAGATTCCGCAGGTGTGA
- a CDS encoding antibiotic biosynthesis monooxygenase: MPIHVAITRKVLPGKEEEFKDALRRFLGDSFLHGGVHGAAMMTALPGSESREIGILRTFADQAERDAFYNSTLFKDWEAYASTLTEEPVYRELTGLEAWFRSPVPPPRWKMAVATLCGVYPTSLLLSYLLGPHIQELHPALRTFIIAGCMVPMLTWIVMPQVTKVLKPWLSGISSSNKKRDDNGTAPTKPSEVVT, encoded by the coding sequence ATGCCCATTCACGTAGCAATCACCCGCAAAGTGCTTCCCGGAAAAGAAGAAGAGTTCAAAGATGCTTTGCGGCGCTTTCTGGGAGATTCGTTTCTGCATGGCGGCGTTCATGGCGCGGCAATGATGACTGCTCTTCCGGGCAGTGAAAGTCGCGAGATCGGAATATTGAGAACTTTTGCCGACCAGGCCGAGCGCGACGCTTTTTATAATTCCACGCTTTTCAAGGACTGGGAAGCTTATGCCTCAACGCTGACGGAAGAACCTGTCTATCGGGAGCTTACGGGTCTAGAAGCGTGGTTTCGTTCACCAGTTCCGCCACCGAGATGGAAAATGGCTGTGGCAACGCTTTGCGGTGTCTATCCTACGAGCCTTTTACTATCTTACCTGCTCGGCCCCCACATTCAGGAATTACATCCCGCATTAAGAACTTTCATTATAGCCGGATGTATGGTGCCGATGCTAACCTGGATTGTAATGCCGCAGGTTACAAAAGTGCTCAAACCCTGGCTTTCCGGAATCTCGAGCAGCAACAAAAAGCGTGACGATAACGGCACTGCTCCAACCAAGCCGAGTGAAGTCGTAACCTGA